From the genome of Solanum pennellii chromosome 6, SPENNV200:
gtcaaacctcctaccatagaataattaaggatattttagtaaatttataaattacaatacagtacgatacaatcaaaccaaacaactaaaatgttattaaacaataacaaacaatacagtctagccaaacattgtatctaccacacaatacagtacaatagaatacaatacaatacaatatattatgaaacaatggtAACAATAATCCAAAACAAAGTGTTAGGTAACTATACCGTTCCATCATTTAGTTTACCAATATGATCGGAAtctatataatgaaaaattacttcataaacattttattttattataattttaactatctacaaaaaaatcaaaaatatgcATCACTCCCCTCTCGTTAATATATCCATATCCCTCCCTACTCTCTTGATACATCCCCTGCTTTCGGAAACTCCTTATATATCCGGATGTCTTATTCCCTCTTGGATCTAAATCACTCCAATGTATATAGATGTATCCAAAATCCACAAAAAGACAGAGGGAAAATGTAATTAGCTCTTAATACTTTgagatttatttaaattattatacataTTATGGATAcattttaattgtatatattagtatattttatatttacgGAATGTAGCTATAATTTGTATAAACATAGCTGCTATTATTATATTACTTCCGTTATTCTGTAGCAGAAAAAATATgagttatttaattttagtaGGACATATaagttttccctttcttttgcgttgttaccttaattattttctcaattgTTCAACTATTACTTacaatttattttcataaatttgaaatatagcttcaagttaaatttgaaactttcgtgatcaaattgaatttcaaataaagcgaaagattattaaaaaaagaaattatatggTCAAATAGatcctaatttgttttttttttgttttgcttcTTTTCCataattaagtatttaaaattcCCTAACTGTTCCACTATTAGAATAATTAAATTGACATAATCCTAATCTTCAACATGTGGAGGGGAGGGAGGAAAAAAAGATATGGACCTTTTAATTAGAAGCATCACAAACAAGAACAAAAAGGACAGCaattgttcttttttctttttcaataaaaccaactaaaatttttattaattatttattgaattttgaaaggaaaaaaataacaatacaaaTAATAACCAGCTAAAATCCAACACGTAGCAAGTGCAAGAGTCATTAAATAGTGATATGGACCTTCactattattttcctttttcattttttatctgAAGTTTAATATTCGTATTGAAATTCgttcaaattaaaattcatttgCACAATCACATTTTAAGATGATAACTATTTCATAACAAAGACGGCTTCATATGTAGTATTGTGATGTGGATTTTCgctataataattaattttcatgttttaaaTTCCTCACACAATATTtaactaaattcaaattcacataaaaaaatcacatattttataattaattgctCCTTAACAAAtacaatttcatatttaatattcaAACTTAAAAATCCTAATCaatgacaaaaataatatttattattttatcgtaatcttattaatatttttattcctCCTCACATAGAGACAAAAAATCTATGTGGTATATGATGTTTATATCAACTACTACTAAATATTTTGACCATTTCTAAGatgattactattatttttatatatttattataaaatgatgGTATTTTGACAAGCCATCTGgcatttatacttcaattatttcattaaatgttGATTATTATAGAAACGGAAGTCTCATAGTAATAATAGATAAAAATTTATCTTTACTTAATCATACAATATATGTCTGATAGCGAGATTAACCATTAAAGTTTTCATCATGACACATTATTAATATACATCTCTTTGGattggagtttttttttttgtttttttttttacgaatCTAATATATTATCGATTAGATATTTCGTACCCTAAgctatcttttatttatttttccttagtTTACTATCTCCCACCAATACATAATCAATAATaactttatcaaatatattttttttaaaatagaaagaatCACCCAACTATCTTTTCTTAAAAAGATAGTGCCCACATGAAATATGCTTCAATATGGTCAAGGGATTATTTGGGGTTAGCCATTATTGTCAATTATCCAGATATATTGTGCTTTAAATAGGGTCCATAAGGTTGATCCTATCCATTAGAGGTAAATCTAGAgtataatatatgaattaactaaaatttaataattctattcaaattttatatggttactatgtatttataaatatataatcctATTGGCTATGTTgctagaaatatttttattaaagaaataatttctacgtgaattcaaatttaataaagacttaacacgaataacatacatcacatTAAgcgaaaaacaaaaacaaaacatgGTTGCTACAATCAAATGCGGCATAGGAAAAAGTTGATGCTAATTTTTAaccggaaaagggcctaaaatatcctcaaagtattgaaaatggtacaaaataaCCCTTCATCCacttattggctccaaaatgcccttcccaccacctattgggtccaaaataccattgtcatccaccttttggttcaaaattgaccacttatttaacggttttatatttaaactatttaaatattttttaaaatacgtggcgcttaactatttgttataatttaatttattagtgtaatttgtaaatcaatccactatccacccattactaattaaatccctctaaattaatgaacccgtcacattatgaatgcaagctactgccaattgagtgtttttaaaaaaatatagaagtaaattatcatacattcaagtggctagataaaaatcaccgataaacttaaaagtatgactatgttcatcttaattattcttacgtctcaattatgtgatgttacatcataggtaattttttttcaaaataatatattaaaggttttaaaataaatcataaatatttataaaattatattttaaaaaagtgcataaATTAATTCCGGATGTATtatttctttacctttaatcataaatttttaattcaattttgaaagaaagtgtccttcTAAATAAGCgtctcaacctaaatttaattggggcttcgattcagactcgaataattttgaatgtcattttcagtaatctataattttatcgtgttttagtagtgtttatgacgattttgatattataattgaattattaattgagtgaggtttagttagtaatgagtgggtagtggactggtttataaattatattaataaattaaaattataattaatagttgaacgcccaatatttaaaaaaatatttaaagagtttaattttaaaacaattaaaaatggtcaattttgaaaccaaaggtggatgacaagggtattttggagctaataggtggatgagaagggcatttttgagccaataggtggatgaaggataattttgtaccattttgaatactttaaggatattttaggcccttgtccGCATTTTTAACCGAGGTCTTGAATTCAAGCTATGCGTATGAAGTTgtctttattaatattttcttgatgTAAATTTATACTTAATCAGACCTTAACACGAATACAATACatcagatgaaaaataaaaaaacaaaacatggTTTGTTTTGACCAAATGTGcattggaaaaaaattgaagcTCATCTTTAACACGAGTCTTGGTCTCAACTCATGTGAAGAGAGAGTTATTCGATGATAAACACTTCTTACTTTCAATTCGAATATTGTGGAGCTCCTAGGAAGATGTTAAAAAGAAGTCTTATGAAATcttttttttagataatatttttttcgatgtgaattcaaatttaatataactttaatatgaatgtaaatacatcaaataatatgaaaaacaaaaacaaagcaTGGTTTGGTATGACCAAATGTGCATTAGAAAAAAAGTTGGTGGTGACTTTTCTGTTGTCATAACAACTTTTGACAGAATGAAAGATACTAATGGAAGTGGAAAACCACTCTGGCAAATTACAGCCCTTTCAATTTTAAAACAGCAAAagacaaattttctttttaacttgCAAATCCCACACATACATGAGAAAAAAGCCTTTTAGGCCAAACAAccaattataatacatattcCAACCTTTCATGAAATGCCTCATTCCTCCCTAACTTTGCTTTTGTGTGACATCAAATCAAATCGTAACAGTGATGGAGtcagaatttttaataaaagagtttaaaatttaaaaatataaatacacaaAGGAGTCGAAGGATTCAACATCTACTATAGATacctaataaattattttaatcatatatgaataatagtataatttttctatatatagaaTTCAGATGAACCTCTTAAGAGTTAGTTGGCTCCGCCACTAAGAAAAAGAGTGCATGAAAGTTTGTCCTCTTTGTAAAGAAATCAACATActatctttcaaaaaaaattacatagtcGTCCGTTCTTAGTTTTCGTGTAATTGAAACTTGAATCCTTCGGGACCACAAGAATCCTTAGTTAAAatgagattattatttttttgcatttgtACAATGTTAATGGACAAACTTAGCCAATACATGTACTACTAGTAAAATGTATCAAGTGAAAGAATCTAGATTTATTTGTTATAATctttttttagtctattttaAAAAGAGTTCCTCTCTCTTGTTTCTTTTAAGTCTTTAATTCtgacattttgatacattctTCATATTTTCAGTTTGAGACTACtaatttcaaaaatcttacAACCAAATTGAAACGGAGAGAGTATTCCTTTTAGTTCCACCAACTTAAAGAATAATTTAATGCAATGCTATAGCACagtaaacccccccccccccccaaaaaaaaaaaaaaattaaatgtaaaatcactatcaaaattcaaaatacaatGACAACAAATAGTACAAGAAAGGAAAAGGgcaaatttatttcattatttcatattcTATGCCTccaactacaaaaaaaaaagaaagtaatttGCTTTAAATTCCATAACTATGACTATGTCCATAAATGaatcaaacaaaaaagaaataaaccTTCTCTGagaaatttcaacattttttttgaacAGATGAACCTGTATCCCTATACCCCCTCCAAACCTCCAAGCAATTTGTCATCAATATCTTACTTGCTTACCCCCTTTTCTTGATTCCAATTTCTAATATTTCGATTTCCGACTTCACTGACTCTAGATTCTGAATTCGCGATTGTCTTTACTAGACAAGAAAATGCAAACCAGTATAGCACAATTTGTTTCCAAACTCTGCAGACAATTTACATACAAGGAATGATAAGACCATCCAAAGAACTTGATTGAGCTATGTGCAAACAACTCTGTAACCAAATTTTGAACTGCAATATTCTACAAAATAGCACTGCCAATATTCCCCTGATCAAGCTTGTATCGAATGTTCCCGGATAGACTCTGCtcacatataaaagaaaaaacgaATCGATCAATAACGAATCAATTCCAAACTAGTTGGTATCAGCAAGAAAAGTAATACTAAGAATCACTTGTAGCACATTATGCATAATGCTGACAGCAACAAAGAACAAAGTTATTTATAGATTCTTGAAACATTCTGCCTGTAACAATCTAGATATGAAAATTTATCAGCTTTAATCAACAAATGGACAGAAATACAAGAAACCATTTCGAGAAATCAAAAGAAAGTTCAGATCTTGTAACCAAGAAgttgaaatacaaaatcattTCGAAAGCGGATACTCAATAAATTAGTCATAGAACTTTGAGAATCAAATAACCAATCAAGAAACTCTAGCACGAATCCAGATTAGTCGGGCTTAATATATACAGATATTGATTCATCCACACAACAATTCTCTTCTCCTGTCGACGAATTAGAGACTCCCAATATACTGAATAATTaaccaaacaaacaaaaatgttgaaaatcTCCATATTGCACTCAAATAGCAAAGATTTTATCCCTCCCTATTAGTAATAGAATCTTGAAAAGCAAATACTCAACTAAGAAACTACTAATAAGGACAACTACACAAGCACGAATCTAGATTAGTCGGGCTTAATGTACACAAATATTGATTCATTCACACAACAATTCTCTTCTCTTATCGATTAATAAGAGATTTGCTTACATGGAATGaataataaacaaacaaaaatgttGATGCAAAAGTTCATGAAAATCTCTATATTGCACTCAAATAGCAAAGATTTTATCCCTCCCTATTAGTCAtagaatcttcaaaagcaaatacTCAactaagaaactcctaataagGACAACTACACAGGCACGAATCCAGATTAGTCGGGCTTAATGTATACAAATATTGATTCATTCACTCAACAATTCTCTTATCGTATCGACGAATTAGAGACTTCCCAATATGAAATGACtaataaacaaacaaacaaacaaaaatgttGATGCATAAGTTCATGAAATCTCTATATTTCACTCAAAAAGCACAAAACTTGTCCTTCCCTATTAGTTATAGAATCTTGAGAATCAAATAGTCAAATCAGAAACACCAAATAAAAACTATGCAAACACGAATCCAAATTAGTTGGGCTTAATGTATACacataataaacaataattaaaCAAAAGCAAGCATGAAAAGAAACAAGACCTTTGAGTCCTGTTTGGCATCTTCAAGATCTGTAACCTGATCAGCAGTACATTCCTTTGGATTATCaaatgaagacaatgaaaacTGCTTAGAAACAACtccaacatcaaaataaatgacCCCAGAACTTGAAGATGACACATAAATTTTCTTAACTTGAAACCACAAAAACAAATCTTTAGCAGAAATCCCAGAAATCAAATCAATCTGACCTAAACTCAACCTCCCTGAAACATTCCTTTCATAGTgcaattcattttcttttttctcaaattttgaattaCAAGGTTGATCTAAATGAACCACAAAATTCCCAGAATTATCTAAAGTGAAATTCCTCACACCCTTTGGTAATAATCCCATTGGCAATCCATGGGATTTAAGAACTTCATATATAGATGAATCTGCTGATGTAAATACACATATTGAACACAAAACAAATGTAAATATCACAAAGGAATTTCCAAGAACCAACATTTTGGTGTGTTATACCAAAAAAgatgtctttttttttggttagagCATAGAAAGAGTGAAAAAAAAGATTTGgggttttgaaaaatttatgaatttgggGTTTTAAAAAgtgggatttttttttttgttgatatgatGGTGGAGGAGAATAAGAAcatgaagaacaagaagaagctTAGAGGCAAGTGTTGCCAGCAGGAGTACAGAGGGGATTAAGaggaattatcaattattggtGGTCATTGTGGATCCCACATAAGGTATTTTCCCATGTGGTGAAGTGCATTGGAGATACAAATACAACATATACTCTCTGTATACTCTCTTCAGCCAACAATACTTGTCcgatatattttacaaaatccaataatatttatctatttttatgtaattcatggataattttatatttagttcTCGTTTTACCCTTATCATTATTTATAGTCATTTCTATACTATTAGTCAAGACACTATGTTTATTATATTCAATAagtgatatagtaaaattaccTTCTGTTTATAGTTCATTAAACAGTGTATCGATTCGATAGAGGATAATTATTATTGGACAGAGAGAATATATGTCATATGTTTAAATCACATCggtaaatgagtgaaaatataTGGATATTTAAAGATGCTATTTGTTGAAGTGTCGCTTAAATTGTTATAGAGAGCACGCTTTTATTGTTTCTTTGTATTCTCAATATGTCCACTCACGTGTGGTTCTGATTCTTTCTTCACGAGACAAGCATATGAAATTATTTTCGATATGTGTAATAGCGAGATTCGATCTCATGAGTTTTTTGTGGTTTGATTTACAACACGGTCTAAAGTTAATTTTGATAATATCTAATTTCAAATATAgtattttaagtttatatatgtatatgtgactaaatttaattatttttatttgaatgtcAGTCATTTTGTCACGTTTCatcttattttgtttgaatttcaaTCATATATGATTGAATAATAAgcttttttttgtctatttttatcagctatcaattatttttacttaagtttCAGTCATTTGTTTATGAACTATAAATAGAATGACTAAAAATATAAACAGAAACTGAAATTCAACTATTTTAACTGACTCTTGTGCAACGGGATCTAAAGCAAGCACAAGATCAAGTGTATATAAAGAACTTTGATTAACAAATTCTTGTTAAACAAGTAGCTATATCAAtacaatagaagaaaaaaaagtaggtATATTTCTCTAATCCTTTGAATATTAGGTAGACATCAACTAGTATACATGATCATCAAAATAAGTAAGAGAGAAAACCAAATTtcaattctttattttctcaaaaagtattttcttgctaataaaatcacatttttactTTAGTAAATTATTTAATGTATAACATTATTATACAATATAAGAATATTGTGATATGAACATATTTTGAGTAATAGAGGCAAGTATTGCCAGCAAGAGTACAGAAAGGTTTAGGAAAAGTTTATCAATTATTGGTGGACAAATGTGGGTCCCATTCAAATGAAGGAATCCCATGTGGTGAAAGTGCAAGGGGCCTAGTAGTACAATCAGCAAGAGTGTTCTTACTCATAATATGGATGAGTAAGAATCATAACTCTTATCATCGTGTTGTTGTTCGGAGCTCATATTTAAAtcttgattaaatttaaattatatattatgatgtttttaaaaaaaaaatcatattcaaGATTCAAATCTGACATGTCTAAGTGATGATAAAGAAGCACTgtgttttaataattataatatggaTGAATAAGAATCACAACTCTTATCGTGAGGTCGTATTGaagtattaaataaattcaaattgcGCATTGCAAGATCGTTCGAAGCGAGATGGTCATGCTATCGATAAGATTTTCTTCATACCTAAAATTCGAACTCAAGACATCTTATCAGGGACGGAGCTAGCATAGAAATAGGCGGTTCATCTAAATTCCCTTTGatgaaaaatattactatttatacatgattaacaatattttttttatatgtatatagtagatgtcgaatCCCCTCTGATTAATTCATGtttttcttctccaaattttgaaccctcttatAAAAAATCCTAGCTCCATCATTGCATCTGATTAAGAATGAAGAAAcattatgtttaaaaatatacgtcaaattttgatatataatgTCTTTACTTAGggcataattttatatttttgactaTCTTAAACTATCAATTATTCTACAAGGAATCATTGTTTGTTCTCAAGCGAGATTGAAATCTGACAACTTATATATCTAGTTCATTTAATtcatcactttattttttaaaataattttcaatttttattatttgtgaaatttaataatcaaattaataacaataattattcagaaaataataatagataaactctaaaatCGAACCGCTCGATATAAAGCATTAGCTTAGGTGAGCCGATAAGAGATGGAAGGTGATATATATGCATGAAAATTGAGCGATAAGTACGATAGGAGAACGAAAGCCGAAAATGACGTAAGGAACGGCGCGTGGACCACTACGTTGTGGAAGCTGCGGTTAGAtaagaacaaagagaaaaatattatatttttaaaataatttaaattaatttaatataaatatcaattttgtatattgaaaaaatattttgtgttacattaaatcataattacaaaaaatttaaaaaggggTGAAATATGTGCATGAACCGATTAGATGgggaaaaattattattattattatttattaacataGAGAAAGATAATATGGATGATTTTGTATAGTATTGtgacataaaattcataatgtGCATGTATGATTAAATGAATTTGTTGGTCCAAAATCAAAACTTAATAAATGGTCCTAAAACTTGTTTgttaaaatttgtatatattaatatatgaattcaaTCATTCTTTTAGAGGAAACTTGTTTATTGTATTATGATCTTAAATTAACATTAtatttaggggtcgtttggtataaaaatgaataatgcagggattagtaatgcagggattagcAATGCAGGGATTAACAATacagggattagtaatgcagcgattatttttatcaagtgtttggttcattgtttcttatctaattttgtgtgtggtttaaatgtttttcttaaaaaaaaactttccaattataccctagagttattatgagattttgtatttcatgtaattgAGTCAAAGTAGATAATTAAcggagaatattatttttttataacatttttaactagttaggagaataaaatttttattgtcatgttcacaattttctcacttaaattatttgagagtaaataattgtcatcttaataaattagaGTTAATAACTCAAAAGGCCACACAACTATAATgattatagagaaaatttattgaactttgttttgtatcaataaattttaaaaaactctttatcataaaataaaataaaaatataaaataaatatagaaaaataaattaaactactTTTATACTCGagatgtgtgtgtatatatatatacacacacacactcttgttttagactacttgtgtaatgtttaatgaactttcattaagagacaatattttacttatgaattgttcttaaattcatacatcaacattaacatattagtcggattataatattttatattaataataaatagattaagtaattcatattttagaaacaaaaaattatatctaaataataaaagttgtaagctaatttatttaaataactttattagtataaatataaaatataaaatataaaatcaaaaaaataaattaaatattaaaaggatttgaggggtatttttgtctttacctaGAATAGTCCATGGTATTAGAGCTAATACCTCCAAATGGGAGGTATTAgcaatacatcacataataccatgtaggatgtattaactaatccatggattagttatacataggctCACATTCCTACCAAACACAGTATTAAATTATACCACATCTAATACAtggattatttcttttaatacatCCTACAAAACGCCCCCTTAaatcattgttatccattgtattgtattgtattgtaattATACTTAtaatgtatgttttgattgttatttaaaatgtattgtactgtattgttaaatttcgttgttacaTACCAATGAAAAtccctattttatggaacaaccaatttggtgtgtttccattattacttaatttcttttttcaattatatttttatataatatttcaaaatattattttattctttaccttaattatttaaatttaatgaaaCCTCCTACCCTAggataattaaggatatttttataatacgatacattataaaataatgatccaaacaaagtgtaaatgttttttggtatattaaaacTATCATTGgaatcttataattttaaatatataatgacTCTTTAAAGAAGCATCATTAATGTAGTATTTGATTGAaggaaaatatcttttttttttaaaaaaaaatgtatacgtaatttttatgtttgtttaattataacaattagaaaaatatttcttttaagaaaacaagtttttaaataaaagattcgaaaaataaatttagctTTGATTGAAATTATTGTTACGATACCAAATTTCATGTAGGCTCTTTACGCCCTGCATTATTTAATAGcgtattttaaagatatatatatatctacgtaaacacattactatttataattaaaacttTGTTAGAGACATTCTTGTCATTATAAGAGACAATTACCTAACatcttttattaatttgtcaAATCCAATATGGTATTATTGtttttctgttttattttatttttccaggCTGGAGCCAATATGATGAGTTGTCACTTAATTCTCAATGTTTAAgtactaataatattttgtgaATTGATAGATAGCAACACTCATTCACTAAATTCTTTGGATCTAAACTGAAAAATTATTTGTCAACTCTCCTATTATGTCTTAATTTGTGTTTTATTAGTCGGTATCtgatcataaaattaatttaaaaaaattaaaaaaaagtatttgcagtagtattaaaaaataatttataaaatattatacttgtattttcacatatattttatttaattatttttaaaaataaaataaacgaaAGTGAAATTTTAGCCTAAAGTTGATCTACGgtaatcttttttaaatttgagataattagaattagagccgtcaatatgagCTAGACCCGTCGGGCCGGCCTAGCCTAACCCGGATTTAGTAGGGTTGGGCTAAGATTTTTGAagcccatttaagaaaaagaCTTTTTAGCCTGACCTGAATAAGTCTGTTGATTTGAGGGGCCTGGGAAATATCGGTAGGGCCGGCCCGTGGgctaataaaatttaataaaaaatataagggaaaattgtatataatagcaaactaataacctaaaataaatggagtagctagggtttgatttaattgtgctccatagcaaacgttggCCAAAATTtgccaggcgcctctctcccaaaagtctcgctcgccactctcccattctcgcctctctcgctttatacacagaattgtataatttctgt
Proteins encoded in this window:
- the LOC107023822 gene encoding uncharacterized protein LOC107023822 yields the protein MLVLGNSFVIFTFVLCSICVFTSADSSIYEVLKSHGLPMGLLPKGVRNFTLDNSGNFVVHLDQPCNSKFEKKENELHYERNVSGRLSLGQIDLISGISAKDLFLWFQVKKIYVSSSSSGVIYFDVGVVSKQFSLSSFDNPKECTADQVTDLEDAKQDSKSLSGNIRYKLDQGNIGSAIL